One stretch of Miscanthus floridulus cultivar M001 chromosome 18, ASM1932011v1, whole genome shotgun sequence DNA includes these proteins:
- the LOC136519754 gene encoding RPM1-interacting protein 4-like, giving the protein MQKRPTVPKFGTWDSDDVGYTVYFDKVRENKGATAPPLHRPHNPNDPEEGPMMRVPPPSSSRPATAGGHRDRAREPPPRRHHGQSHRRTESSSSAASDPGGTWGAAHQSKFAPPPQYYQRASPQPQPQQPHHHGGHHYHHVGHQQQHQPPSAHGHRAPHAHREHRTAPGPRARSASPQSNAPNRQRPSAVPKFGVWDEQTAASAAQGFTVQFENVKRHREVARSVVPAVPRVPSPPEGAALRRHHQKTPFVSKMFGCFLPTTAKG; this is encoded by the exons ATGCAGAAACGACCCACGGTGCCAAAGTTCGGCACCTGGGACAGCGACGACGTCGGGTACACGGTCTACTTCGACAAGGTGCGCGAGAACAAGGGCGCCACGGCGCCGCCGCTGCACCGGCCACACAACCCCAACGACCCCGAGGAGGGACCCATGATGAGGGTCCCTCCGCCGTCGTCCTCGAGGCCGGCGACCGCGGGAGGCCACCGCGACCGCGCGCGCGAGCCGCCGCCGAGACGGCACCACGGGCAGAGCCACCGGCGAACggagagcagcagcagcgcggCGTCCGACCCGGGCGGCACCTGGGGCGCCGCCCACCAGAGCAAgttcgcgccgccgccgcagtaCTACCAACGCGCGagcccgcagccgcagccgcagcagccCCATCACCATGGCGGCCACCACTATCACCACGTTggccaccagcagcagcaccagcccCCGTCAGCGCACGGCCACCGAGCCCCGCACGCGCACAGGGAGCACCGCACGGCGCCGGGTCCCCGGGCGCGGTCCGCCTCGCCGCAGAGCAACGCCCCA AATCGTCAGCGACCGTCGGCCGTGCCCAAGTTCGGAGTGTGGGACGAGCAGACCGCCGCGTCGGCCGCGCAGGGGTTCACGGTGCAGTTCGAGAACGTGAAGCGGCACCGGGAGGTGGCCAGGTCCGTGGTGCCGGCTGTGCCGCGCGTGCCGTCGCCGCCGGAGGGCGCCGCGTTGAGGCGCCACCATCAAAAGACCCCTTTCGTGTCCAAG ATGTTTGGATGTTTCCTTCCCACCACTGCCAAAGGCTGA